In Dyadobacter sp. NIV53, a single window of DNA contains:
- a CDS encoding response regulator — translation MRIVIIEDETDLGILMRNFLVKQFNIDAPGSIVKLVTSLTEGINCIKQIDPDWVFMDNNLPDGKGINEIKSIKSYAKNENHTRIVMMSAMTNLREEAIKNGADFFLDKPISFAEVQNIFDSPMV, via the coding sequence ATGAGAATTGTAATTATTGAAGATGAAACAGATTTGGGAATATTGATGCGCAATTTTCTGGTAAAACAATTTAATATTGATGCACCTGGTTCTATAGTCAAATTAGTTACTTCGCTTACTGAGGGCATTAATTGTATTAAGCAAATCGACCCTGATTGGGTATTTATGGATAACAACCTTCCTGATGGCAAAGGAATTAATGAAATTAAAAGCATTAAAAGTTATGCTAAAAATGAAAATCACACACGTATTGTCATGATGAGTGCTATGACAAATCTACGGGAAGAGGCCATTAAAAACGGAGCTGATTTCTTTTTGGATAAACCGATCAGTTTTGCCGAAGTACAGAATATATTCGATTCACCAATGGTCTGA
- a CDS encoding YtxH domain-containing protein translates to MANNNRFFWGVVTATAVGAVIGLLFAPDEGNKTRKKIKKKTNSLASELIDALEKSKEKAVDVTGNLKDKAQKYKDETVDTAEQYVDDANDEINKFK, encoded by the coding sequence ATGGCAAATAATAACAGATTTTTTTGGGGAGTGGTTACTGCAACGGCAGTGGGAGCGGTAATCGGTTTACTTTTCGCACCAGACGAAGGAAATAAGACAAGAAAGAAAATAAAGAAAAAAACAAATAGCCTGGCAAGTGAGCTGATCGATGCTTTGGAAAAAAGTAAAGAAAAGGCAGTTGATGTAACCGGAAATCTTAAAGACAAAGCTCAGAAATACAAAGACGAAACGGTTGATACTGCTGAGCAATATGTAGATGATGCTAACGACGAAATAAACAAGTTTAAATAG
- a CDS encoding response regulator, whose protein sequence is MTDRQILMADDDADDRFLVKSAFEDNNISNPVIFFEDGEQLVNHLSEDEKKPNPLLILLDLNMPRRDGREVLRLIRSKAVWYTIPIIIFSTSNSPDDVNFAYQNGANCYIIKPSSYEGLKEVVVNIQRFWLDTATLPE, encoded by the coding sequence ATGACCGACCGGCAAATTCTGATGGCAGATGATGATGCCGATGACCGCTTTCTTGTAAAATCTGCTTTTGAAGATAACAATATTTCCAATCCTGTTATTTTTTTTGAAGATGGAGAGCAACTGGTAAATCATCTTTCAGAAGATGAGAAAAAACCTAATCCGCTGCTGATATTGTTAGATCTTAATATGCCCAGAAGGGATGGTCGTGAAGTGCTCAGGCTGATAAGAAGTAAGGCTGTATGGTATACAATTCCTATCATTATTTTCAGTACCTCTAATTCTCCGGATGACGTAAATTTTGCTTATCAGAACGGAGCCAACTGTTACATAATAAAACCCTCCAGTTACGAAGGGTTAAAGGAAGTTGTTGTAAATATTCAAAGGTTTTGGCTTGATACAGCAACCCTTCCTGAATAA
- the rpoN gene encoding RNA polymerase factor sigma-54, with amino-acid sequence MQRQTQTQRQTLKYSPLQIQMLNLLHLTTMELEQRIKEELEENPILEEGKEENAPEESADEFADPSDVAGGSDEDSSSVQDYYDWDEFRDDDIPDYKTYANNQSADNELYTRPMVESIGFRDDLKQQVHFLRLDERQQLIADFILDSLDEDGFLRRDSEVIADDISFANSMFIDTEEVALMLKVIQQLDPPGIAASDLRECLLIQLHRLERQDEVWKWSLRIVSDAFDELGSRNYDKIMRVLGLDEESLKKAIQLITTLNPKPASGLRNDTLVNESIKPDFMLRYTEDGEIEVQLTWGNSPALKLNKLFTQMAEQKIDKATNQFLKNKMNSAKWFIDAIKQRENTMISTLRAIVKLQYDYFQTGDIKKLRPMILKDVAEIIDMDISTVSRVTTNKYVQTPFGIVLLKDLFTEGVTNEDGTEVSNREIQEAIREIVVDEDKRHPYNDQQITDLLSEKGYSVARRTVAKYREQLNIPTARLRVTI; translated from the coding sequence ATGCAAAGACAGACGCAGACGCAACGACAGACACTGAAATATTCTCCCTTGCAAATTCAAATGCTGAATTTATTGCATTTGACTACAATGGAATTGGAGCAAAGGATTAAAGAGGAGCTGGAAGAAAATCCCATATTAGAAGAAGGCAAGGAAGAAAATGCGCCTGAGGAGTCGGCTGATGAATTCGCAGATCCTTCGGATGTGGCAGGTGGTAGTGATGAAGACTCATCCAGTGTTCAGGATTATTATGACTGGGATGAGTTTAGAGATGATGATATTCCGGATTACAAAACGTATGCGAATAATCAGTCAGCTGATAATGAATTGTATACCCGTCCGATGGTGGAGTCTATCGGTTTCAGGGATGACCTCAAACAGCAGGTGCACTTTCTTCGTTTGGACGAAAGGCAGCAGTTAATAGCTGATTTCATTCTGGATTCACTTGATGAGGACGGATTTTTGAGACGGGACAGTGAAGTAATCGCTGATGATATTTCCTTTGCCAATAGTATGTTTATTGATACTGAGGAAGTGGCTCTGATGCTGAAAGTGATCCAGCAGCTCGACCCTCCCGGTATAGCTGCAAGTGATCTGAGGGAATGTCTGTTAATCCAGCTGCATCGCCTTGAACGCCAGGATGAGGTGTGGAAATGGTCACTTCGCATTGTTTCGGATGCTTTTGACGAACTTGGTTCAAGGAATTATGATAAGATCATGCGAGTGCTTGGCCTGGACGAAGAATCGTTAAAAAAGGCTATTCAGCTGATCACTACACTTAATCCTAAACCTGCTTCCGGATTACGAAATGATACCCTTGTCAATGAGAGCATTAAACCGGATTTTATGCTCAGATATACCGAAGACGGTGAAATTGAAGTTCAGCTTACCTGGGGAAATAGCCCTGCATTAAAACTGAACAAGCTTTTTACACAAATGGCCGAGCAAAAAATTGACAAAGCCACCAATCAGTTTTTGAAGAATAAAATGAACTCTGCAAAATGGTTTATTGATGCCATTAAGCAGCGTGAAAATACGATGATAAGCACTTTGCGTGCTATTGTAAAACTTCAGTATGATTATTTTCAAACCGGTGATATCAAGAAACTGAGGCCAATGATCTTAAAAGACGTTGCTGAAATTATTGACATGGATATTTCAACAGTGTCGCGTGTTACGACAAATAAATACGTTCAGACTCCATTTGGCATCGTGTTACTCAAAGATTTATTCACAGAAGGTGTAACCAACGAAGACGGAACGGAAGTTTCTAACAGGGAAATACAGGAAGCAATTCGTGAAATAGTGGTTGATGAAGATAAAAGACACCCTTACAACGATCAGCAGATCACAGATTTACTTTCTGAAAAAGGGTATTCAGTAGCACGGCGCACCGTGGCAAAATATAGAGAGCAGTTAAATATACCAACGGCAAGACTAAGAGTAACCATTTAA
- a CDS encoding sigma-54 dependent transcriptional regulator yields MKKIVVVDDEADICFLLKRFLSKNDFIVETAQNGKDGLALIEAISPDLVMTDFRLGDITGTELLTAIKAKRPNVPVLIITGYSDIKVAVSVMKLGAYDYITKPLFPDEILVTVKKAIADAESSKNEQVEYAAAVEVSDTATVKPARRGYSKSKAGYVMGQSDISDNLFRQVDLVAPTNFSVIIYGESGSGKEAIAQEIHNRSKRKDMPFVAMDCGAISKELAGSELFGHEKGSFTGALQTKIGHFEMANGGTLFLDEVSNLSYEIQVALLRVVQERKMRRIGGSKEIDLDVRILVASNERLLDSAKSGKFREDLYYRFNEFTIEVPALRNRKDDLMLFANTFLESTNAELSKSVKGFSDEVVDDFLSYSWPGNLRELKNVIKRATLLSDGDLIEEKSLPFEIVNYRKLKDLDEEPVSVPIMAAQGNLEMADGDDVKPSLKTVANEAEYDMIMQVLRDVNFNKSKAARLLNIDRKTLYNKMKQFDI; encoded by the coding sequence ATGAAAAAAATTGTAGTTGTTGATGATGAAGCAGACATCTGCTTCTTGTTGAAAAGGTTCTTATCAAAAAATGATTTCATTGTAGAAACAGCACAAAATGGTAAGGATGGCCTGGCGTTAATTGAGGCCATTTCGCCGGATCTTGTAATGACTGATTTTCGTCTGGGTGATATTACCGGAACAGAACTTCTTACTGCAATCAAAGCGAAACGTCCGAATGTACCCGTTTTAATTATAACTGGTTATTCCGATATAAAAGTGGCAGTCAGCGTGATGAAACTGGGTGCTTATGATTATATCACCAAACCCCTTTTCCCTGACGAAATTCTGGTAACGGTAAAGAAAGCAATTGCTGACGCGGAATCATCCAAAAACGAACAGGTAGAATATGCAGCAGCGGTCGAAGTAAGCGATACAGCAACTGTTAAGCCGGCACGCAGAGGTTATTCCAAATCTAAAGCAGGTTATGTGATGGGGCAAAGTGACATATCGGATAATTTGTTCAGACAGGTTGATCTGGTAGCTCCAACCAACTTCAGTGTAATTATTTATGGTGAAAGCGGTTCGGGAAAAGAGGCTATTGCACAGGAAATCCATAATCGTTCGAAGAGAAAAGATATGCCATTTGTGGCAATGGATTGTGGCGCAATATCCAAGGAACTGGCAGGCAGTGAATTGTTCGGGCACGAAAAAGGTTCGTTTACAGGAGCCCTGCAGACAAAAATCGGTCATTTTGAGATGGCTAACGGAGGAACTTTGTTTTTGGACGAAGTTTCTAATTTATCCTATGAAATTCAGGTTGCGTTGCTGCGTGTGGTTCAGGAGCGCAAAATGAGAAGAATAGGCGGTTCAAAAGAAATTGATCTGGATGTGCGGATATTGGTGGCGAGTAACGAAAGATTGCTGGATTCTGCCAAAAGTGGAAAATTCAGAGAAGATTTATATTATCGTTTCAACGAGTTTACAATTGAAGTTCCTGCCCTTAGAAACCGGAAAGATGATTTAATGCTTTTCGCGAATACATTCCTGGAATCTACCAACGCAGAGTTGAGTAAAAGTGTAAAAGGGTTTTCAGACGAAGTTGTGGATGATTTTTTAAGTTATTCGTGGCCAGGTAACCTCAGGGAGCTTAAAAACGTAATTAAGCGTGCGACTTTGCTTTCTGATGGTGATTTGATAGAAGAAAAATCACTTCCGTTTGAAATTGTTAATTATCGTAAGTTGAAGGATCTGGATGAAGAACCTGTTTCGGTTCCGATAATGGCAGCGCAGGGAAATCTGGAAATGGCAGATGGTGATGATGTAAAACCAAGCCTCAAAACAGTTGCCAACGAAGCCGAATATGATATGATTATGCAGGTGTTGCGGGATGTTAATTTTAATAAAAGTAAGGCTGCCCGTTTGCTGAACATTGATCGAAAGACGCTTTATAATAAAATGAAGCAGTTCGATATTTAG
- a CDS encoding hybrid sensor histidine kinase/response regulator, with amino-acid sequence MNSKLITVLLVDDDEDDYFLTREYFQDLINWKFDITWCSTYKEALYEIKNNKYDLYLFDYLLGENNGIDLIEEACGMECEEPIILLTGKGDTKIAVEALRLGAADYLIKSELDPEKLERSIRYALERTSVLKALKHSERRYRRIFEESNDFLFISDLKGNILDFNASACVLTGYSEEELKAINILNLVDEPQFEAFWNSMRDRTIHDCEVRLITKDNDKKYCLFSASVEVDDGNLYVQGRIHDMTARKQSERERLFSEKMAVTGRLVRMLAHEVRNPLTNVNLSAEQLEMELVDEDQKFYTQIIKRNCNRINDLITQLLQPSSSADIELVESSVNKVLNDAIATAYDRVQLKRIQIISQYAEENLLLPLDSVSLQMAFLNLITNAIEAMEEDKGILRISTRNHGDSFQVIFADNGSGISEENMDKIFEPYFTGKNNGMGIGLATTMSIINAHHGRIDVQSEIGVGTTFTISF; translated from the coding sequence ATGAATAGTAAATTAATAACGGTACTTCTGGTCGATGATGATGAAGATGATTATTTTCTGACCAGAGAGTATTTTCAGGATCTGATAAACTGGAAATTTGATATTACGTGGTGTTCTACTTACAAAGAGGCACTGTATGAAATAAAGAATAATAAGTACGATCTCTATCTTTTCGATTATCTACTAGGTGAAAATAATGGAATTGACTTAATAGAAGAGGCTTGTGGAATGGAATGTGAGGAGCCCATTATATTGCTCACGGGCAAAGGTGATACCAAAATAGCCGTTGAAGCTTTACGTCTCGGAGCAGCGGATTATCTGATCAAGAGTGAACTGGATCCTGAAAAACTGGAAAGAAGTATACGCTATGCACTCGAAAGAACTTCTGTACTGAAAGCACTTAAACACAGTGAAAGACGGTACAGAAGGATTTTTGAAGAATCCAACGACTTTCTTTTTATTAGTGACTTAAAAGGTAATATTCTTGATTTTAATGCATCTGCATGTGTCCTGACAGGTTATTCGGAAGAGGAATTGAAAGCGATCAATATTCTGAACCTGGTTGATGAACCACAGTTTGAAGCGTTCTGGAACAGCATGAGGGACAGAACCATTCATGATTGCGAAGTACGCCTTATCACGAAGGACAACGACAAAAAATATTGCCTTTTTTCTGCTTCTGTCGAGGTGGATGACGGTAATCTGTATGTTCAGGGAAGGATACACGATATGACTGCCAGGAAGCAATCAGAAAGAGAACGCCTGTTTTCTGAAAAAATGGCAGTGACCGGACGGCTGGTTCGCATGCTTGCACATGAGGTTAGAAATCCACTTACCAATGTTAACCTGTCTGCCGAGCAACTGGAAATGGAGCTGGTGGATGAAGACCAGAAATTTTATACCCAGATAATCAAACGTAATTGTAACCGGATTAACGACCTGATTACACAGTTGCTTCAGCCATCAAGCTCTGCTGATATTGAGCTTGTTGAAAGTTCGGTCAACAAAGTTTTGAATGATGCCATTGCTACTGCTTATGACCGTGTTCAATTAAAAAGGATACAGATTATAAGTCAGTACGCAGAAGAGAACCTGTTGCTTCCGCTTGATTCTGTGTCGCTGCAAATGGCCTTTTTAAACCTGATTACCAATGCTATTGAAGCAATGGAAGAGGATAAGGGTATACTGCGTATCAGTACGAGAAACCACGGAGATTCATTCCAGGTGATCTTTGCAGATAATGGTTCTGGTATCAGTGAAGAGAATATGGACAAAATATTTGAACCTTATTTCACGGGTAAAAACAACGGAATGGGTATCGGTTTGGCAACGACGATGAGTATTATTAACGCCCACCACGGCCGTATTGATGTACAGTCAGAAATCGGAGTTGGTACTACTTTTACGATTAGTTTTTAG
- a CDS encoding tetratricopeptide repeat protein has protein sequence MTKPFIVLISFLVLPITGFAQNIFDCTSKSVQDSLFPIYSKKARKYTWDDPARELTYDSLLAICPDIAEAYQEKGIPYLANGNFEKALQNNDKAVELDPVRWTAYRGYLHCIYAKNYEKAIADFETAEILTPHSFIQDHSFSFYIALSYMELGNYSKAESYFLKDIAQQSRGEAMNDIHFNSLLYFGILYYLMNEFDKAEMYLRDCLRLYEQHPMANYYMAMTFKVTGNKQQDLYFEKAKQFMQEGYKMNEPHTFNVNYPRQITMSDIEKR, from the coding sequence ATGACAAAGCCATTTATAGTACTGATAAGTTTCCTCGTCTTGCCTATAACCGGCTTTGCCCAAAATATATTTGATTGCACTTCCAAATCTGTTCAGGATAGTTTGTTTCCGATTTATTCAAAAAAAGCCCGGAAATACACATGGGATGATCCGGCACGAGAACTTACTTATGACAGTTTGCTTGCTATTTGCCCTGATATTGCGGAAGCTTATCAGGAAAAAGGTATCCCATACCTGGCAAATGGAAATTTTGAAAAGGCATTGCAAAACAATGATAAAGCAGTTGAACTTGACCCGGTTCGGTGGACTGCTTACCGTGGTTATTTACATTGCATTTATGCCAAAAATTACGAAAAGGCCATTGCTGATTTTGAAACTGCGGAAATACTGACTCCCCATTCATTTATTCAGGATCATAGTTTTTCATTTTATATTGCGCTTAGTTACATGGAGCTGGGAAACTACAGCAAAGCAGAAAGTTATTTTTTAAAAGATATTGCCCAGCAAAGCAGAGGAGAAGCCATGAATGATATTCATTTTAATTCATTGCTTTATTTTGGAATCCTGTATTACCTGATGAATGAATTTGATAAGGCAGAAATGTATCTCAGGGATTGCCTGCGGCTATATGAACAGCATCCAATGGCCAATTACTACATGGCTATGACGTTTAAAGTCACCGGCAATAAGCAGCAGGATCTTTATTTTGAAAAGGCTAAGCAGTTTATGCAGGAAGGTTATAAAATGAATGAACCCCACACTTTTAATGTAAATTATCCAAGACAAATTACGATGTCGGATATAGAAAAACGATAG
- a CDS encoding efflux RND transporter permease subunit, which translates to MNKFIRGIVGFSLKNRFFIFFMTGLLIVAGIVSYRETPLEAFPDVTNTQIIIVTQWNGRSAEEIERFVTVPIEVAMNSVQQKTNVRSTTMFGLSIIKIIFDDNVEDFFARQQVNNQLRNISLPEGVEPDVQPPYGPTGEIFRYTLQSKDRDSRELLTLQSWVIDRQLRSIPGVADVVAFGGRQKIYEVQVNPTKLVKYNITPLEVYQAVTKSNVNVGGDVIEKNGQAYVVRGIGLLNSIPDIENIIVEYVKDNPVLVRDVAAVKESDMPRVGQVGLDGNDDAVEGIVVQRKGENPSEVLARIKEKVDELNTKILPPDVKMVTFYDRDNLIEFCAHTVKHNLIEGIVLVTVIVFLFMADWRTTVIVSIIIPLALLFAFMCLRMKGMSANLLSMGAIDFGIIIDGAVVMVEGIFVALDHLAHKNGMDRFNKLSKLGLIKKTGGELGKAIFFSKLIIITALIPIFSFQKVEGKMFTPLAYTLGFALMGALLYTLTLVPVLCSFLLNKNVREKSNPIVRFFDTIIINGFNWCYGHKKISVLFASVFMGLSLFSSTLLGTEFLPTLNEGALWVEAKMPMSSSLNETIKMVTVLRAKLNEFPEVNGVLSQTGRSNDGTDPSGFYYVQMQVNLKPKDEWKRNISQDDLIEEMDKKLKEFQGINYNYSQPIIDNVAEAVAGMNASNAVKIYGDDLETLNNKANEVLEAIKNVPGIKDVGILRNIGQPEISVILHDHKMAQYGVSTADVQAVIEMAIGGKTASILYEGERKFDIRLRYEQQYRRDVNDIQQLMVPTLTGGKIPLKEISSIRTVTGPAFVYRDNNKRFIGVKFSVRERDLGSTIADAQSRVKPLLKSLPKGYSVNWSGEFENQVRATARLGQVVPISLIGIFILLFIMFSNAKDAGLVLVNVPFALIGGILALHATHMNFGISAGVGFIALFGLCVQNGVILISVFNKNLAARMPLDDAIREGVKSRIRPVIMTALMAAIGLLPAATSTGIGSETQKPLAIVVIGGLITATILTLLIFPIIYAFFNRKKKMLV; encoded by the coding sequence ATGAATAAATTCATTCGGGGAATTGTTGGTTTTTCTCTTAAAAACCGCTTCTTCATATTCTTTATGACAGGCCTGCTGATTGTTGCAGGAATTGTCAGTTATCGTGAGACTCCGCTGGAAGCATTTCCGGATGTTACTAATACACAGATCATTATCGTTACACAATGGAACGGACGGAGTGCCGAGGAAATTGAGCGGTTCGTGACTGTGCCCATTGAAGTTGCAATGAACTCAGTTCAGCAAAAAACCAATGTGAGAAGTACCACCATGTTTGGTCTGAGCATTATCAAAATCATTTTTGATGACAATGTCGAAGACTTTTTTGCCCGGCAGCAGGTTAATAACCAGCTTCGGAACATATCATTACCCGAAGGCGTAGAACCGGATGTTCAGCCGCCTTATGGGCCAACAGGTGAAATTTTCCGGTATACACTGCAAAGTAAAGACCGCGACAGCCGTGAATTGCTAACACTTCAAAGCTGGGTAATCGACCGCCAGCTAAGAAGTATTCCGGGTGTTGCAGATGTAGTGGCTTTTGGCGGAAGGCAAAAAATATATGAGGTACAGGTAAATCCTACCAAACTTGTAAAATACAACATTACGCCACTGGAAGTTTACCAGGCTGTAACAAAAAGCAATGTCAATGTAGGTGGTGATGTCATTGAAAAAAACGGGCAGGCTTATGTAGTAAGAGGAATCGGATTACTGAATTCCATACCTGACATTGAAAATATTATTGTAGAATATGTAAAGGACAATCCTGTTCTGGTACGTGATGTGGCTGCGGTGAAAGAATCGGATATGCCGCGTGTCGGGCAGGTTGGGCTTGATGGAAATGACGATGCTGTTGAAGGGATTGTTGTACAGCGTAAAGGTGAAAATCCGAGTGAAGTACTGGCACGTATAAAGGAAAAGGTTGATGAACTGAATACGAAAATACTGCCGCCGGATGTAAAAATGGTGACCTTTTATGACCGGGATAACCTGATCGAATTTTGTGCACATACGGTAAAACACAATCTGATAGAAGGTATTGTGCTGGTAACAGTCATTGTATTTCTATTTATGGCCGACTGGCGAACAACAGTTATTGTTTCCATTATTATTCCGCTTGCATTGCTGTTTGCATTTATGTGCCTGAGAATGAAAGGTATGTCGGCAAACCTTTTATCAATGGGTGCGATAGATTTTGGGATTATCATTGATGGCGCAGTAGTAATGGTTGAAGGGATTTTTGTGGCCCTAGATCATCTGGCACATAAAAACGGGATGGACAGGTTTAATAAACTTTCCAAACTGGGATTAATCAAAAAAACCGGTGGCGAACTTGGAAAGGCAATCTTCTTTTCAAAACTTATCATCATTACAGCGCTTATCCCCATTTTTAGTTTCCAGAAAGTAGAAGGTAAAATGTTTACTCCACTGGCCTATACACTGGGTTTTGCACTAATGGGCGCTTTGCTTTACACACTTACATTGGTACCTGTACTTTGCTCATTTTTGCTGAATAAAAATGTACGTGAAAAGAGCAATCCGATCGTAAGGTTTTTTGATACGATCATTATTAATGGCTTCAACTGGTGTTACGGGCATAAAAAGATCAGCGTTTTGTTCGCATCTGTATTTATGGGATTAAGTTTATTCTCCTCCACATTGCTCGGAACCGAATTCCTGCCAACGCTTAATGAAGGAGCACTCTGGGTAGAAGCAAAAATGCCCATGAGCAGTTCTCTGAACGAAACTATTAAAATGGTAACTGTCCTTCGTGCCAAACTGAATGAGTTTCCTGAGGTGAATGGTGTTTTATCCCAAACCGGCCGATCCAATGACGGAACTGACCCTTCAGGTTTTTATTACGTTCAGATGCAGGTGAATTTAAAACCAAAGGATGAATGGAAAAGGAATATTAGTCAGGATGATCTGATTGAGGAAATGGACAAAAAACTCAAAGAATTCCAGGGTATCAACTACAATTATTCACAGCCGATTATCGACAATGTCGCCGAAGCCGTAGCTGGAATGAATGCCAGTAATGCGGTTAAAATTTATGGCGACGACCTGGAAACGCTTAATAATAAAGCCAATGAAGTGTTGGAGGCCATTAAAAATGTTCCGGGAATTAAGGATGTAGGTATTTTAAGAAACATTGGGCAGCCGGAAATCAGTGTAATTCTGCATGATCACAAAATGGCGCAATATGGAGTAAGCACAGCCGACGTGCAGGCGGTAATTGAAATGGCGATCGGTGGAAAAACAGCCTCAATTCTTTATGAAGGTGAGCGAAAGTTTGATATCCGCCTACGTTACGAACAGCAGTACCGCCGTGATGTAAATGATATTCAGCAGCTGATGGTTCCAACGCTAACCGGTGGCAAGATCCCGTTAAAAGAGATTTCCAGTATCCGTACGGTTACTGGCCCGGCTTTCGTATACAGGGATAATAACAAACGTTTTATTGGTGTAAAATTCTCTGTTCGCGAAAGGGATCTGGGAAGTACAATTGCAGATGCGCAAAGCCGTGTGAAACCTTTGTTGAAATCTTTACCGAAAGGTTATTCAGTAAACTGGTCGGGTGAATTTGAAAATCAGGTTCGCGCAACGGCACGTCTGGGACAGGTTGTGCCAATTAGCCTCATTGGTATTTTTATCCTGCTGTTTATCATGTTCAGCAATGCGAAAGATGCCGGTTTGGTACTGGTGAATGTTCCTTTTGCATTGATTGGCGGGATCCTGGCTTTGCATGCCACACACATGAATTTCGGAATATCAGCCGGAGTAGGTTTTATTGCCTTATTCGGTTTGTGTGTGCAGAATGGCGTAATCCTTATTTCTGTGTTCAATAAAAATCTGGCAGCACGAATGCCACTAGACGATGCAATAAGAGAAGGTGTAAAATCAAGAATACGACCGGTCATTATGACCGCATTAATGGCTGCAATAGGTCTTCTTCCTGCTGCAACATCTACCGGAATTGGTTCAGAAACTCAGAAACCTCTGGCCATAGTTGTAATCGGCGGGCTGATTACAGCGACAATACTAACCTTGCTTATTTTCCCGATTATCTATGCTTTTTTCAATCGGAAGAAGAAGATGTTAGTTTAA
- a CDS encoding efflux RND transporter periplasmic adaptor subunit, translating to MKNLPCIVLLTLVSIWTTSCEKKKEVQDEAKAFMLSDTMMNRITIDTVKTEVVRNELTLVGKVVPDENQVIKIFPLVGGNVEDVNVELGDYVKKGQKLATIRSGEVADFEREMIQAQSDLLIAQKNLSSTEDLYESKLVPERDAITARQMVDKAKAEVSRVKEIFSIYGLGKSTNYTVKSPINGFIIAKNVNRGMQLRSDNSESLFTVGQISDVWVMANVNESDIPRVQLGMPADVRTISFSDEVFKGKVDKIYNVLDPETKAMQIRIQLQNSGFKLKPEMHATVSLNFEEGDKMQAIPSQAIIFDRSKNWVMVFHSRSNIETRPVEVYRSLANRSYISGGLKNGEAIISKNQLLVYDALND from the coding sequence ATGAAAAATTTACCATGCATCGTTTTGTTAACGCTTGTTAGTATCTGGACTACTTCCTGTGAAAAGAAAAAGGAGGTTCAGGATGAAGCCAAGGCGTTTATGCTTTCGGATACGATGATGAACCGTATTACCATTGACACAGTGAAAACGGAAGTGGTCAGAAATGAACTGACGCTGGTTGGAAAAGTTGTTCCGGATGAAAACCAGGTGATTAAAATTTTCCCTCTTGTAGGTGGAAACGTGGAAGACGTAAACGTGGAATTAGGTGATTATGTTAAAAAAGGCCAGAAACTAGCAACGATCCGCTCAGGAGAAGTAGCTGATTTTGAGAGGGAAATGATTCAGGCACAATCTGATTTGCTTATTGCTCAAAAGAATTTGTCCTCTACCGAAGATTTATATGAAAGCAAACTGGTTCCGGAACGTGACGCCATTACAGCCAGACAAATGGTGGATAAAGCAAAAGCAGAGGTAAGCCGTGTGAAAGAAATATTTTCGATTTACGGTTTGGGCAAGTCAACGAATTATACTGTAAAATCTCCTATCAACGGTTTTATCATTGCCAAAAATGTAAACCGCGGTATGCAGTTAAGGTCTGATAATTCCGAGAGCCTTTTTACTGTCGGGCAGATTTCTGATGTGTGGGTGATGGCCAATGTGAATGAAAGCGATATTCCAAGAGTACAATTGGGAATGCCGGCAGATGTCCGTACGATCAGTTTTTCAGATGAGGTTTTTAAAGGAAAAGTTGACAAAATTTATAACGTTCTGGATCCTGAAACAAAAGCTATGCAGATCAGGATTCAACTGCAAAACTCGGGATTTAAACTTAAACCTGAAATGCATGCGACTGTTAGCCTCAACTTTGAGGAAGGAGATAAAATGCAGGCAATTCCTTCACAAGCCATCATATTCGACCGGAGTAAAAATTGGGTAATGGTGTTTCACAGCCGTTCTAATATTGAAACGCGTCCGGTGGAAGTTTATCGGTCGCTTGCCAACCGGAGTTACATCAGTGGCGGATTAAAAAACGGAGAAGCCATTATTTCAAAAAATCAGCTACTGGTATACGACGCGCTGAATGACTAA